agggtgggggtcactcacatgtgcgaccataacgctgactagggtctctctatgcaccaaagacacagtgaaagcaacgctgtaagtcattagataatcggtatttggagttaaaatgttaacgccgattctgttaaaagtaacgacggtcggtaaggtttaccttttcgtcagttaaagagtcgggatagtttgtattgaagtgtatctaaagcagccaatggagcagctagattctgactgtatgctgcactttaatgtattgtagttttacctttgcaagtattcacaatgtaaatgtgatatttagaagggaacaaacactgtaccaatcttgtattgtttttcaacagttttcaccatgcgttaatgtgaagagtgaacagtaaatggttaatcttactgcggtctcgtttgcattgattctggtttatctcgacgtttacctcggcgttatttcacacccgagcgagaacgttacagtgaaaaagcggcattatcaggtgtttaaagtgcagccatgtcaacccgatccagcatcaagtcgttgtcaaagtcatcgtcatcctgcgacaggggcagtagggcatcaagtaaggccacccaagcaagagcgaaagcagaagccgccaaggtgcgagcgcgctttgccaaagaagaattagaagtaaagatgaaagcggctgccagagaagccgaaaaccagaaggaaaaggctgccagagaagccgaagcgactgccagagaagccgaaaaccagaaggaagcggctgccagagaagccgaaaaccagaaggaagcggctgccagagaagccgaaaaccagaaggaaaaggccgccagagaagccgaagcggctgccagagaagccgaaaacgaattggaaaggaaaagggtagaggcacggttagaagcgctgaagctagaacgagaagcagcagctgccgaggtggaagcagagttaatagaagacgccgaagaaatgcatgatccgaaggacggaaaatctacctcagaaaagatcggattggaacgtacaagggactatgtccaatctcaaatggaatggaagactctttcttcctctccttacttattcgataacgtcccacttcacgaggagtcttggagaggcccgacggcatcacgtccatccaaggaagataatttaccctcgcaactccgcgatgaacccaggaatgcaagggctcacgacaagtacttctcgacaccgaacttaccggatttggggagaagagaggcaaagactgagtccagaccagcaaatcccataacagatgtacgccctcagtcatgtacctgtggacatgttccctcagcccgcacgccacctgcagacgaatccgcagcacggtatttcgcacgacgggatctcgtcacttcaggactataccagttcgacgataaacctgaaaattaccgtgcatggtactccactttcaccaacgctatcgacggattccagctcagagcaacccaggagttggatcttatggcaaaatggctgggaaaagaatcatgcgaacaggtgagacgcatgcgttcagtgtacatcaacaaacctgagctagcattgaagaaagcatgggagagacttcaggagggctacggagcccccgaaattattgaggcggcgctatgccaacgtttgggaaattttcctaaggtgtcagccaaggaccacaccaagctaagagaatttggagatttactcatggagattcaaggcgccaaagaagatggccactcagctggtctagtatacctagacactccaaccgggattagacaactcgtggacaaacttccatttgggctgcaggacaggtggttgtccgttgcctcagattacaaggaagaacacgaaggtcaattccctcccttcgagtatttcaccaggttcgtgtgcaaggaggcgaagaagcgaaacgatcctagcctcataggtccaggaagcagtacaatttacaccaagccagataaatccacttcgaataattccaacattactaaaccagtctcagcgcttaagactgaagtccttacaactaacaacgactctagcaagaattgtccattgcataacaaaccccaccccctcaaaagatgcagaacgtttagggaaaaaccccttgaagagaagaaggccctcctcgaggagaaagggatatgctttagatgctgttcctcgacctctcactgtgcgagagagtgtacgatcgccgtgaagtgcctggaatgtgatagcactaatcacgactgggccatgcatcctggcccgtcaccgcaaaccgacaacgctccttcacccccacaacaggacggcggggagggagaagctcactccaggacaactgttgtcagctcgagctgtacggaagtttgcggtcaagctcacgcaagccgttcttgttcaaagatctgtctcactaaggtgtaccctaagggagccaaagacaaggccatcaaagcctacgtaattctggatgatcagagcaaccgctcgctagtcagtccaaagttctttaacttgttcaacattgagagtgagcagttcccatactaccttagaacttgctcaggcaacatgaaaacttacggaaggagggccgaaggcttccagatcgagtccctggatggtaaagtcctcatctgtctccccccactcgtagagtgcgagaaaatcttgaataaccgcactgagatcccgacgccaagtgcggtgctacaccaaccacatctccaccacatcgccaaacacatcccagaactggatccagaagcagaaatactcctgctattagggagggatgttctccgggtacacaaggttaggcagcaggtcaatggaccacacgacgccccctttgcccaacgcctggatctgggctgggtggtgataggagaggtgtgccctggcaacgaacacaaatcaacggctaacacactcaagaccaatgtgctagagagtagccgccatacgattcttcaaccccgcacaagttccatgtgcgtccaggaagcaccacaaggctttaacaagcgcaaagtaactgacgagacgctcggtcagtctgtctttgctcaaaaggagcatgataataaactcgctccatcggctcaagacgccaccatcttaaaaacggaggacaccaaggtcttcagagacaaagcaaatagtggggtcgccccactacctttcagagaaccacgccagtgcttgccaaacaacaaagagcaggcagtcaagcggttcacgcccttgcaaaaaaccacgaaaaggagacctgagatgcagcaaagcatccgatcgacccacgaggtactgggcacaccaatggcagaggtcacagccattatgaatgcacgaccactcctacccgtgtcttctgacccggaaaaccccttcatactgtcgccatcaatgctccttacgcagaaggcaggagctgcccctccaccaggggacttctccgataaggacctgtacacaaagcaatggagaagggaccttcaagttggagatttagtcctgctcaaggacaagcaaatcgccggcaactgctggccaatggccagaatcactgccacattccctagtagggatggacatgtcagggaagtcgagttgaaaactactgaccaaggcgatgggaaaatttaccaaaggcctgttacagaagtcattctacttctacctaacgactgatttagagactgaagtttgtattatgttcattgtgaccttacgaaggccaagcggggagtgtgctgcctttatggcagttatttagtttataatattttcgcatagtaatttgttagcattttttagttaaagttaggattgtttaagtcaaTTGATTTGTccgtaatacatcgcggctgcgatgacgtcacatccgggttcgccgcgtcttgtggggaattaccggtttgagattcacgcaagggcgggggtcactcacatgtgcgaccataacgctgactagggtctctctatgcaccaaagacacagtgaaagcaacgctgtaagtcattagataatcggtatttggagttaaaatgttaacgccgattctgttaaaagtaacgacggtcggtaaggtttaccttttcgtcagttaaagagtcgggatagtttgtattgaagtgtatctaaagcagccaatggagcagctagattctgactgtatgctgcactttaatgtattgtagttttacctttgcaagtattcacaatgtaaatgtgatatttagaagggaacaaacactgtaccaatcttgtattgtttttcaacagttttcaccatgcgttaatgtgaagagtgaacagtaaatggttaatcttactgcggtctcgtttgcattgattctggtttatctcgacgtttacctcggcgttatttcacacccgagcgagaacgttacaggtTGTAAGCACAAGCGAGacgtttcactgaatgtttcgatgtacacatggTAAACAAAcctaaatctaaatctgaatgtGAAGTGGGGAACCCGGAGAAAGGCCAGACAGTTCAgtgagagaatgtgcaaactctgctgccatcaggatgaacgtacaagagcctcaggactcgcaccaccaggttcgagaacagttaccacccctcacttgaacaaaaggggataactacactcatctattaaGCTGCTCCCACAACCATTGATCTCACTTTAGGGACTCTTTGTCTCAatttctcatgttctcattatttcacGTTCTCATTATTTTATTgcgatttatttatatttgcatttacacagtttgttgtcttctgcactctggctgatctttcattgatcctgttacagttccatagatttgctgagttgcacgcaagaaaatgaatctcagggttgtatatagtgacatttatgtagaagaagaagaagagagcccttaactccgagtggagtcatcgggacgccatCGTGACGgcatttttttagcaggctttcttatttttacaaggccgagttgctagctcgacgctcagcccagcacagatggaaagcgtgcaagggagccggctggattcgaactcaggagcctttgctccgaagtccggcactgatgccactacgccaccagctggctctgacatatatgtactctgataataataaaatttactttgaactttgaaactccacacagacagcacactgagGTCGGGAGTGACCTAGTTTCTGGCATTTAAGGCAGTGGCTCTATCAGCTGCAGCACTGCGAGATCCATCTGTTTGATTGATGGTGATGCCATCGCTCGAATCGAGTACGATATTCTCCTAAGGGAGGCGTTAATGGAGACTGCCTGTGCATGACTTTGCTTAGTGTGGGGATGCTGATGCAGGGGCCGTCACCAcacggtccttgacagatcgggggTCAGGATCCAGTGGCGGGGAGTGCAAGCCATCTGGAGACCCTTCACTACCGAAGGCTTCCTCCATGTggtgtgtcatcatcttccgccaGCCCCACCGCCGAGGTCTGAGTTTATCGTTCTTAATCTCGAACCTCTCCCTTggccttaccgccatgggtgaccctactggGACCTAAGCTCCAGATGGCATCACTCTTGAAGTTTCAGgatctcacaagcctctccaccatgttAAGGTGATGATCCTTGGAGAAGGTTTGATTGATAGcgttacgaatgtgccgcaactctgaggggccgacaggtacaaagtcgccccctcctttttgagaatcgcaagatcgctattaattcaggtctgggacccaggaaatgagagagagacacgcagaatccacaaggtttggaatgtgtcctggcctcagcgaaaacggaaccattgataacggccattgtctcttggagacggaattgtgtattgagtactgtactattcattgaagccctcaggggacgaccagagtgggctggttgagggattgcatcatcccaacctgattgacatctgagaccccgtgagtaaggataaaagagggtctggggaacaacccctttagacgcaccaggagaaatgctggaaatcccgtgacagcgtttaatagcgaacgccggtgagggcccgtgtgcgtcctcccttgccagggtagtgggctcatcacggaagaatggcttagctaaaggagaggccacaagtgaccggccacaccaacgggactcctgacggatcgaaatcataaaaggaaagccggcaagtttttctcccaaaaatctctctctctccaaccgttgcaacccagcggtccccaaaggctgcagcctgcatgaactgagtgaactttatatttccatcggacaatacattatcccctagacaacgatagagcttatttcttattgattattattatacccgcacttttagatttagtattgacgacgtatattatctgtatatttgcattgatattatttttgtgtatttttactaataaatactgttaaaaatagtatcatcagacctcaacggacctctctatctttgctggtaagtgacccagttacggggttcgtaacaatagcaAGCTACGGAGAACAGGGAATTACTAATGGGCTGTTCAAGTGGCAGAAAAAGATGGTGAATGAACTTCAGTGGAGAGAAAGGCTTTGAAGAACATCTGAGGAAAACAAACAAGGAGGAAAAATAGACAATAAATAATATGGTGCTGTAAAGAATAGTGGATTCCTGGAGGCCAATGACCAGAAATTCTTCAAGGCCTCTGGAATATTTGCGTTTATTCACTGAGTCATAGTGACTCAGAGAAGTTGTTCTGGCTTGATGTGACACAAGATTCCAGATTGCGCTCAAGGAAGCCACTATGGCTCTCCATGTTCCTGCCAGCTCATAAAGTaatcccattcccccccccccacccagactCTCAGAATATAGAACACTTCAGTACAgtacaagctcttcagcccacaatgttgtgttgaccttttaacctacactaagattaatctaaaccttcctacatagccctccatttttctatcatccaagagtttcttaaatgccccaagTGTATTTGCctcttccacacacccaccaccctctgtgtaaagaactgaCAGCCCCccgtatactttcctccaatcacctcaaaattatgccCAATGGTATTAGCCAATTCTGCCGAGGGAAAAACTCTCTGGATATCTGCTCGATCTGTGCCCCTtaccatcaagtcacctctcaccctcctttgcttcaaagagaaaaagcctggtttgctcaacctatcctcatgagacatgctgtctaatccaggcagcatcctggtaaatctcctctgcactccctcaaaAGCTTCCacttctttcctataatgaggtgactggaagtgaacacaatactcccgtgtgtggtctaaccagcattttgtagagctgcaacattaccttgcggcTCCTGAACTCAAACCCCTGATAAACGGAGGCCTCTTTTTCCCAATCATCCGATTAAACTTCCCAgagattccaccactcacctcCATGCTAAGTATAATTTACAATGGTCAAATAAGTTGGTGGACAGAGTGGAGAGTGTCCTAACTGTTTGCATTATGGCCTAGAATGGAAACAGGAATGCCCAGAAAAGGAAATGCCTACAGAAAGAGGTGgataaggcccagtccatcacaggcaaagccctccccaccgttgtGTACGTTTACACATATCTGCATAAgtggcagcatccatcagcaaggaGCTCACCACCCAGACCTTGCTCTCATCTCACTACTGCCATTGGGCAGTAGGTACTGAAGCCTTGGGTGCCacgccagcaggttcaggaacagttatttcccgacaaccatcaggctcctgaactggcgtggataacttcactcaccacaactcaacCTACAAACTCACATCtagaattcatgttctcagtcGATTTGTTTCATTTGCACTATTTgtattcttttgcacactggttgtttgtcagtctttggttGGGGGTAtcgtggatagtctggagggctgtcagaggttacagcgggacattgataggatgcaaaactgggctgagaagtggcagatggagttcaacccagataagcgtgaggtggttcattttggtaggtcaaatatgatggcagaatatagtattaatgagaagactcttggcagtgtggaggatcagagggatcttgggtctgagtccataggacactcaaagcagcgacgcaggttgactgtgcggttaagaaggcatacggtgcactggccttcatcaatcgtgggattgagtttaagagctgagaggtaaagttgcagctatgtatgaccctgatcagaccccatatggagtactgtgctcagttctggtcacctcactacaggaaggtcatggaaaccatagaaagggtgcagaggagatttacaaggatgttgcctggattggggagcatgccttatgagaataggttaagtgaacacggccttttctccttggagtgacggaggatgagaggtgacctgacagaggtgtacaagataatgagaggcattgatcatgtggatagtcagaggctttttcccagggccgaaatggctagcacgagagggcatatttttaaggtgcttggaagtaggtacagattaTATATGTTACTCGGAGTCTGTGTCTGTATacgttaaccgtt
This region of Hemitrygon akajei chromosome 31, sHemAka1.3, whole genome shotgun sequence genomic DNA includes:
- the LOC140718997 gene encoding uncharacterized protein; the encoded protein is MSTRSSIKSLSKSSSSCDRGSRASSKATQARAKAEAAKVRARFAKEELEVKMKAAAREAENQKEKAAREAEATAREAENQKEAAAREAENQKEAAAREAENQKEKAAREAEAAAREAENELERKRVEARLEALKLEREAAAAEVEAELIEDAEEMHDPKDGKSTSEKIGLERTRDYVQSQMEWKTLSSSPYLFDNVPLHEESWRGPTASRPSKEDNLPSQLRDEPRNARAHDKYFSTPNLPDLGRREAKTESRPANPITDVRPQSCTCGHVPSARTPPADESAARYFARRDLVTSGLYQFDDKPENYRAWYSTFTNAIDGFQLRATQELDLMAKWLGKESCEQVRRMRSVYINKPELALKKAWERLQEGYGAPEIIEAALCQRLGNFPKVSAKDHTKLREFGDLLMEIQGAKEDGHSAGLVYLDTPTGIRQLVDKLPFGLQDRWLSVASDYKEEHEGQFPPFEYFTRFVCKEAKKRNDPSLIGPGSSTIYTKPDKSTSNNSNITKPVSALKTEVLTTNNDSSKNCPLHNKPHPLKRCRTFREKPLEEKKALLEEKGICFRCCSSTSHCARECTIAVKCLECDSTNHDWAMHPGPSPQTDNAPSPPQQDGGEGEAHSRTTVVSSSCTEVCGQAHASRSCSKICLTKVYPKGAKDKAIKAYVILDDQSNRSLCGDADAGAVTTRSLTDRGSGSSGGECKPSGDPSLPKASSMWCVIIFRQPHRRGLSLSFLISNLSLGLTAMGDPTGT